The Hevea brasiliensis isolate MT/VB/25A 57/8 chromosome 1, ASM3005281v1, whole genome shotgun sequence DNA segment TCAACTGGATTCATTTTTTGTAGGTCACTATTTTCCACTTGCAATGGTCATTCTTGGTGATGATAAAACACTTTGTCCCATAGGGAATAAAAATGACAAGACATCCATCATGAGAAGAACTACTAATATGAAGTGTAATGATCCTGAATATCTGAAGCTTATGAAGTGTAAGGAATAAAGATGAAGCAAAATATAGTATCCTAGGTTTCCTGAATGAACCTGATTATAGTCATCATCACTTAAATCTTCCTCAGCTTCATCTACTTCTTCATCTTGATCTTCTTCCTCATCTtcaccttctttcttttccttttgatcTTTCTCTTCTCGTCCCTGGAGATATCGCATAAACACAAAAAAACAATCTGTTGGAACAAAATTCACAACGAAGACATAAATAAAAGCACCAAACTTAGAAGTCcaaagccaaaaaaaaaatcaatgacaGTGTTTATGACCTGTTACAATAATTTCTGACCAAACAGGTTGAAGATTTAAATCTAGAAATAATTTACCTGATACTTCTGTTCAAGCTTCTCAAACAGATCGAACTTTTGCAGGTCTGCAATGCACAATCCaaatcaatttaataaaatattgaaaaactTCATGTTGCAAGACAGTTGCAACTTGCACACAAACAAAGCATGGGTACTTTATAGAAAATATTGAATATATTTATTACTGAGATTTCAAATTTTAAACAAGTTATTCAAACTATGTATATGTAAAGCAAAGGCAAGCAAATGGAATCTCAAAACTACGaatattttaaatttgattaaaattaataaagaaTAGCTACTCATTTATATCATTTACTACGATGGTAATGGTTATAAAGATAAAATTAAATCCAAAAGGACAACATCAAGATATACCTTGAATTTCTAAAAGACATTACCAGTATGACAATATCCATTCATCCAGAAACAAATAAAAGTACATAAAGTAAGAACCAATCATGCCATATTACAGACCTGAGTCTGGGTTCCATCGAACTTTTTTGGGATTTGGCTGCTGTGTCTTTACACCTGAACCATTATTGCAACATCAGAAAAGTATCCAAAGTGACCATTAAAAACACCATTAATTAGTGAAGTATTAAAAacgagtttgagagagagagagagagcacatAAGTAAAAGATATACTAAGCAAACCTTGAATAAGTTCTGCAGGAAAATGCATAGGTGTGAGCAATAGAAAATTGTTAAGTTTATCACGTTTTGATGTGGACTTTGACTTTCCCCAATCAGAAAATCTTTCTATGTCAATGCTCTGGCCCTCTGATGTCATGGTCAGGGAAAAGGCAAATGAGggaaaaatcattaaaaaaaaataacagaaCAAACTCATATAGCAGACATGGAACTGGCAAAAACATATAAATCTGAATGCCAATGGCAATTCATACTAACACAAGTAATGTAAAAGCAGCATGGGAAACAGTTAAGTTCACCGACTCACTGCTGGGTCTGCAACAACTATGTCGTAAGAAACACAACAGTAAGATTTAAATTTATGGCATAGAAGCTAGTACTACTATCAAGAATTTTCTTCAGTTCTTCACAAACATATAACCATGACTCATTACTGGGTATGGAAACACATATCTCCCTGCAGCTTTCACAAATGGCTTtctgttctttttctttttccccaTATTGCACGATGTGGCTTCAACTCTTAAAGTAAATGGTGCAGAAAATAGGAAAATGACAGTGGATGTACAATGCAAAAGATGTGGGACAAATGGAACCCAAAATCCTATAACTATCTTctagatttaattttgtgctaCAACTCATTTGAAGCGCCAAACATATACTAAACTGTAGTGAACAATCAGAGGCAGTAAATCTCACTAGTCACTACCAATCTAGGATAATGATCATATCTCCTGTCAATCCAAATAGGATATAATAAGAGATGTGCGCTAGTGTTGGAACATTTAAAAGAAGAAAGAAACTCCTCCTCCTTTCACATGTCTATATCTAGTTCATTTACATATGATGATTGAAAAAAACATAAACCATAGAGTATAATCACCTGTCAGTGAATTCGTGAGTGTATCATGAATTTGAACTTATTGAAAGCCATATACTCAAGTGAAGTAGGAaattttttctcctttttatcaTTAACTTATTTATTTGGGAAATAGAACATAAACAATGAAACTCATAAGCTTTCCATACTCACTCTTTGAAACAGTCTCATCAAGATAATAAGCAGAGCTTTTCCAAAAATTTTGTAACTTTGCATTCCCAACAACTAAGGCCCTTTCCTCCTTCACAGCTTTGTGATCAGGTAATTCAATTTCCTGCAATTTTCATAGAGCAAGTTTCATGTAGAAAACAACGCAAAATAACGGGCTTTACTCATTTGACAGTGTTACAGTTACTACAAAAAACCTCTCAATCAAATTGAACAAAAACAACATCTTTGCATGAATATGACCATGTTAAAGATCAATCATATAAATGGCAACCAGAAAAtataaggagaaaaaaaaaatgtgctTAAAGTAGATAGCATAAGAagtatttttaaattattcaagAAGGATATCCTACATTTTATTTCCATTCAACAACAATAAATCAACCACCACAACTTTAAGAACAATCTGAGTTATAAATGATTTTCCCTCTAGTGTATTTATGTTCAAGCAAAATTTGAACTCCAGTAATTCCACTCTAGTGTCTGTAGCACCTCCTAATAGAATTTAACACTAAACACGAATTAGTATATCCATAGTTCAAAAGTAGACAAATTCAAATCAACACAACACTACTTTATCAAAATAATAAgtcaaaataacaaaaatggtaaaaataaaatctaaatttaGCTTGCCAATTCCAATGATAAATATAAAATTCAATGTTCAAGGCTTCGAGCAATGATCTTCTTTTAAGGTAAATAAGCAGTAAAATTGACTCACAGGAAACTCCACAAAAGGCTCTTGCTTTATATAGCCGAAtccaccacctcctcctccaaatCGCCCTCTCCCTCGACCTCGCCCCCGCCAAGCCATCTACAAAACACACACGCAAACCCAGtttgttttttttctttaaaatctctTGACCATGGTTTAAAATAAACTGGGAAGCCAGTGTTTCAGCTTCTTCCTGGTTCCTTGATAATCTAAAACGAATAGTTTTACCTTTAGAGatgtttctttcctttctttcgcTGCCTTCTCTGCTAAAGACACCGCTCGCTCGAGTGAATGTGGAGGTTTTGCGAGCTTTCACTTTTCGCAGTTAAGCTTGTATTACAAGAGGAAGCGACGGGAGCGGATGAGCTTTTAGTGTAGGCTTAAAATGGGATGGAAATAGGGGTGTACAATCCGTCGGTTAGGTTCAGAACCGTACTAACCGGAAACCGAAGTGCAAAATTGtagaaatcgaatcgaattaagagaaaaaaaaaatcaaatcgaaccaaaaGAATTTTCAGTTCGGCTTGGTTGAAGCAGTTCAAACCCAAGCCACACAACTCAAATGAATCAACGCTACAAAATCAAATGAAATTCATCTATAACACTACAAAAACAAATAATACGAGAAGATAATGAGCAGAGACAATGAGCTCGATATGGGTCGGGGTGGGCGCGAGACGGCGAGAGGGAGCAGAGGAGGCCCAATAGCACATGCAGCTCTCGGTGACGTCGTGGGTTGGGTGGAGAGAAGAAAATAAGGGGGGAGAAGAGATGAGAGTAGGGATTCGAGAATGGAGATAATGGAAGACAGGGACAGGGAGGGTGGCGTCGGTGCAGATGGGAGTGGGATTTGAGAGAGCTTAGCGCTGAGGGATTCAGATTTCTTCAAATGGCTGGGCTGGGCTGGGCTATGTGCATGTATTAACTAATGGACCACTTGAGCCTGTCTTGAGGAATACGAGTGTAAGCCCAAATTTCGGTCCGTtcgattaattattaatttttctaaaaagtaaaat contains these protein-coding regions:
- the LOC110650326 gene encoding DNA-directed RNA polymerase III subunit rpc31 translates to MAWRGRGRGRGRFGGGGGGFGYIKQEPFVEFPEIELPDHKAVKEERALVVGNAKLQNFWKSSAYYLDETVSKKGQSIDIERFSDWGKSKSTSKRDKLNNFLLLTPMHFPAELIQGVKTQQPNPKKVRWNPDSDLQKFDLFEKLEQKYQGREEKDQKEKKEGEDEEEDQDEEVDEAEEDLSDDDYNQNVDFDDDDDDYNDDDGNDDEPVY